Proteins from a genomic interval of Pseudodesulfovibrio nedwellii:
- a CDS encoding adenylyl-sulfate kinase codes for MSESVSGWALWIVGLPGSGKSTLAKGVLTSMEARGLEVALLQMDERRKSYFPHPHYTSEEREKAYVLFVNEVAELARQGKNVLMDGSAYKQSMRQYARQKLPRFAEIFVQCDLSEAIRRESDRSEGLVMAGLYAKALQRKKTGEQFEGLGEVLGVDVEFEMDPEAELVIDNTRLTAKETLGKALHFLDTWLANV; via the coding sequence ATGTCCGAAAGCGTATCGGGGTGGGCGCTCTGGATTGTCGGGTTGCCTGGAAGCGGAAAGTCCACGTTGGCGAAAGGTGTGCTTACATCCATGGAAGCCCGAGGACTTGAGGTCGCTTTGCTTCAGATGGATGAGCGGCGTAAATCATATTTCCCGCATCCTCATTATACGTCTGAAGAGCGCGAAAAGGCATACGTTCTTTTTGTCAATGAAGTGGCGGAACTTGCGCGACAGGGCAAGAATGTATTGATGGATGGCTCTGCGTACAAACAGTCCATGCGTCAGTATGCGCGGCAAAAACTCCCTCGGTTTGCAGAAATATTCGTTCAGTGTGATCTCTCTGAGGCCATTCGTCGGGAGTCTGATCGATCAGAAGGGCTTGTTATGGCCGGGTTGTACGCAAAGGCTTTGCAACGCAAGAAGACCGGTGAACAATTTGAGGGGCTGGGTGAGGTCCTCGGCGTGGATGTTGAGTTCGAGATGGACCCGGAGGCGGAACTCGTCATCGACAACACGCGATTGACCGCAAAGGAAACTTTGGGAAAAGCCTTGCACTTTCTGGACACGTGGCTCGCCAATGTTTAA
- a CDS encoding phosphotransferase family protein has translation MIELKIKSIEAYLKRAFGDDARLVGAGSIGNLDEQGMKGFGYGKPLLLQFEVGGEMREAVLSVMKGDKYGHQFYWDRGAILMFQYETSARMERHVHPLGLGYVDGSDSLIPVDEPKEFFILNEKLEGHDYFLDLDRIKSGDFCESDVETAREFARWLARAHSVKLDDSHLYYRRIRNLIGSSECILGLIDEAFPHPYAPFDDNEFMALEKRLIDWRWKLKGYAHRLSVVHGDFHPWNVLVTDNGEFSVLDRSRGEWGEPAGDLATMAINYLLWSLYGHDRMSGPFEKLYRAYVEEYIARTGDTEIFDVMAPFCVFRGLVIASPEWYPDHPESVRRRLFNFVGNVLEDDVFDWENINKYLE, from the coding sequence ATGATCGAATTGAAGATCAAATCCATTGAGGCATATTTGAAGCGTGCTTTCGGAGATGACGCCCGACTTGTCGGGGCCGGTTCTATTGGCAATCTAGATGAACAGGGCATGAAAGGGTTTGGCTACGGCAAGCCCTTACTGCTTCAATTCGAGGTCGGTGGCGAGATGCGAGAGGCTGTTTTGTCCGTGATGAAAGGGGACAAATATGGTCATCAGTTCTATTGGGACCGGGGAGCAATCCTCATGTTTCAGTATGAGACTTCAGCACGCATGGAACGTCATGTTCATCCGCTTGGGCTTGGGTATGTCGATGGTTCGGATTCCCTGATTCCGGTGGATGAGCCCAAAGAATTTTTTATTCTCAATGAGAAATTGGAAGGGCATGATTACTTCCTTGATCTCGACAGAATCAAGTCTGGTGATTTTTGTGAATCAGATGTTGAGACTGCACGAGAGTTTGCCCGGTGGCTTGCCCGGGCGCACAGCGTTAAGCTCGACGATTCCCATTTGTATTATCGGCGTATTCGCAACCTGATTGGTTCAAGTGAATGCATTCTCGGGCTGATTGATGAAGCGTTTCCGCATCCGTATGCGCCGTTTGACGATAATGAATTCATGGCTTTGGAAAAACGTCTCATTGATTGGCGATGGAAACTCAAAGGCTACGCCCATAGATTGAGTGTTGTTCATGGCGATTTTCATCCCTGGAATGTGCTTGTCACTGATAATGGAGAATTTTCAGTCCTTGATCGCAGTCGTGGTGAATGGGGAGAGCCTGCAGGAGATTTGGCGACCATGGCTATTAATTATCTGTTGTGGAGTCTTTACGGTCATGATCGGATGAGTGGACCTTTTGAGAAGTTGTATCGGGCGTATGTCGAGGAATATATAGCCCGTACAGGCGATACGGAAATATTTGACGTCATGGCACCGTTTTGTGTTTTTCGTGGGTTGGTCATCGCGTCACCGGAATGGTATCCTGATCATCCCGAGTCTGTTCGTCGAAGGCTTTTCAATTTTGTGGGCAATGTGCTTGAGGACGATGTTTTTGATTGGGAGAATATTAATAAATATTTGGAGTAG
- a CDS encoding carbohydrate kinase family protein, translating to MNIYVTGSLAFDRIMSFPDKFSNHILPDKIHILNVCFLVDGLTERFGGTAGNIAYSLALLDEKSVILSQVGKDFAAYDDRLHQFGFSVEGIRTLDQEFTAGAYITTDQSDNQITGFNPGAMKYPCQYDMSKINGDDALGIISPGNLGDMIDHPKYYRENKIPFIFDPGQQIPAFTSEQLKEAFLDAEILITNDYELEMIMNTTGMSKDDILDSVAYLITTLGEKGSAVNCKGEETLVDVVPAEAVVDPTGAGDAFRSGLLKGLSLGKTVVDACKLGATCATYAVEKNGTQEHFFTMDEFTARYEAVFGPME from the coding sequence ATGAATATTTATGTTACCGGTTCTCTTGCTTTCGACCGCATCATGTCATTCCCTGATAAATTCTCCAATCATATCCTTCCTGACAAAATTCATATTTTAAATGTGTGCTTTCTTGTGGACGGTCTGACCGAGAGGTTTGGCGGCACCGCCGGTAATATTGCCTATAGCCTTGCATTGCTTGACGAAAAATCTGTTATTCTCAGCCAGGTTGGTAAGGATTTCGCAGCCTATGACGACCGTTTACATCAATTCGGTTTTTCTGTGGAAGGGATTCGTACTCTTGATCAGGAGTTCACAGCCGGAGCCTACATCACTACCGATCAGTCTGATAACCAGATCACAGGTTTCAACCCCGGAGCTATGAAATACCCCTGCCAATATGATATGTCCAAGATCAATGGCGATGATGCGCTGGGTATTATTTCTCCCGGCAATCTGGGGGATATGATAGATCATCCCAAATATTACCGAGAGAACAAAATTCCTTTCATTTTCGATCCGGGTCAGCAGATTCCGGCTTTTACCAGTGAGCAGCTTAAAGAGGCCTTTTTGGACGCTGAAATTCTCATCACCAATGATTATGAATTGGAGATGATCATGAATACCACGGGAATGTCCAAAGATGATATTCTGGATTCTGTAGCCTATCTCATCACGACGTTGGGCGAAAAAGGCTCTGCTGTGAACTGCAAAGGCGAAGAAACGCTCGTGGACGTTGTTCCCGCTGAAGCCGTGGTTGATCCCACTGGTGCAGGCGATGCATTTCGCTCAGGGCTGCTCAAGGGATTGTCCCTGGGTAAGACTGTGGTGGATGCCTGCAAGCTGGGAGCGACCTGTGCGACCTATGCTGTGGAAAAGAATGGGACGCAGGAACACTTCTTTACTATGGATGAGTTTACTGCTCGATATGAGGCCGTTTTTGGTCCTATGGAATAA
- the cutA gene encoding divalent-cation tolerance protein CutA, whose translation MDETLIYMTCETMIEAENIGTVLLERRLVACVNILGGMKSMYWWKGKVEKAEEVVLLAKTRDSLVHELTEAVKAMHSYEVPCVVAFPITGGNLDFLQWINGETMVS comes from the coding sequence ATGGATGAAACACTTATTTATATGACATGTGAAACGATGATCGAAGCGGAAAATATCGGAACAGTTCTTCTGGAACGTCGATTGGTCGCGTGTGTGAATATCCTTGGCGGCATGAAATCCATGTATTGGTGGAAAGGCAAGGTAGAGAAGGCAGAGGAAGTAGTGCTTCTTGCCAAGACTCGTGACAGTTTAGTTCATGAGTTGACGGAAGCTGTTAAGGCTATGCACAGTTATGAGGTGCCGTGTGTCGTGGCATTCCCCATCACCGGTGGCAATCTGGATTTTTTACAATGGATCAACGGAGAAACCATGGTATCATGA
- the nth gene encoding endonuclease III: MKKKERASEIYARLAKRYPSPKPALTWATPWELLVATALSAQCTDERVNKVTPVFFERWPEIEDAANAEVTDIEEVVRSTGFFRNKAKNIKAAALRVMTEYDGTVPQTMAELITLGGVARKTASIVLSNAFGVNEGIAVDTHVKRLAFRMGLTTKTDPIPIEKDLMPLYPREQWGDINHYLVFYGREVCPARKPKCDICELNDICPKKGVK, encoded by the coding sequence ATGAAAAAGAAAGAACGCGCATCAGAAATATACGCACGACTGGCCAAGCGGTACCCTTCACCGAAACCGGCTCTGACCTGGGCTACCCCATGGGAATTGCTCGTGGCGACGGCTCTCTCCGCCCAATGTACTGACGAACGGGTAAACAAAGTTACTCCTGTTTTTTTTGAACGATGGCCCGAAATCGAAGATGCAGCCAATGCCGAAGTGACAGACATTGAGGAAGTAGTTCGCTCCACCGGTTTTTTTCGCAACAAGGCTAAAAACATCAAAGCGGCAGCCCTGCGTGTCATGACAGAATACGACGGCACAGTTCCGCAAACCATGGCGGAACTGATCACACTTGGTGGCGTTGCTCGAAAAACCGCCAGCATAGTTCTCTCTAATGCATTCGGCGTTAATGAAGGCATTGCCGTAGACACCCATGTCAAACGGCTCGCTTTCCGTATGGGACTTACCACCAAAACAGACCCCATTCCCATTGAAAAAGACCTCATGCCACTGTATCCACGTGAACAATGGGGCGATATCAACCATTATCTTGTTTTTTATGGTCGCGAGGTCTGTCCGGCACGGAAGCCCAAATGCGATATATGCGAACTCAACGACATCTGCCCCAAAAAGGGAGTCAAATAA
- the tgt gene encoding tRNA guanosine(34) transglycosylase Tgt, with translation MTKPGKFTVHNTDGKARRATLSTAHGDIQTPIFMPVGTQGTVKSLTPLDLEEMDAQIILGNTYHLYLRPGDELVARRGGLHKFSNWKRPILTDSGGFQVFSLQGIRKLSEEGVEFRSYLNGSKHFFSPEKAIDIQKNLGSDIMMVLDECVGYGNDRKYTEKSLEMTTRWAQRCRDHYPKGSGEQLMFGIVQGGFHKDLREKSLYQLRKIDFEGFAIGGLSVGESTEEMYDILHHIAPKMPEKKPRYLMGVGTPLDILEGVSAGVDMFDCVLPSRNARNGTLFTSMGKINIKRAEFTEDDSPLDPNCNCYTCRNFTKAYLRHLYQAKELLSYRLNTYHNLYFYLDLMKQIRAAIENGTFNELKAHYETAYAK, from the coding sequence ATGACCAAACCCGGTAAATTTACAGTCCACAATACCGACGGCAAGGCACGACGTGCGACTTTGAGCACGGCACACGGCGACATCCAGACACCTATTTTCATGCCCGTAGGCACTCAGGGCACGGTCAAGAGTTTGACCCCACTTGACCTAGAGGAAATGGATGCTCAAATCATACTCGGCAACACATACCATCTCTATCTTCGCCCCGGTGACGAACTGGTCGCTCGGCGCGGCGGTCTGCACAAGTTTTCCAACTGGAAACGCCCGATCCTGACAGACAGTGGTGGCTTTCAGGTCTTCAGTCTGCAAGGCATTCGTAAACTTTCTGAGGAAGGCGTGGAATTCAGATCGTATCTGAATGGTTCCAAACATTTTTTCTCGCCGGAAAAAGCCATCGATATCCAGAAAAATCTCGGTTCAGATATCATGATGGTCCTTGATGAATGTGTGGGCTACGGTAATGACCGTAAGTACACTGAAAAATCTCTCGAAATGACCACACGCTGGGCGCAACGGTGTCGCGATCACTATCCCAAGGGAAGCGGTGAACAACTTATGTTTGGTATTGTTCAAGGCGGTTTTCACAAAGATCTACGAGAAAAAAGCCTTTATCAATTGCGAAAAATCGACTTTGAAGGCTTTGCCATCGGTGGTCTGTCTGTTGGTGAATCCACCGAAGAGATGTACGATATTCTGCACCACATTGCCCCGAAAATGCCGGAAAAAAAACCCCGCTACCTTATGGGGGTTGGTACTCCTCTGGATATTCTGGAAGGCGTATCCGCCGGAGTCGACATGTTCGATTGCGTCCTGCCTTCACGTAACGCACGCAACGGGACCCTGTTCACTTCCATGGGTAAGATCAACATCAAACGTGCAGAATTTACCGAAGACGATTCACCGCTTGATCCTAATTGCAACTGCTACACCTGCCGCAACTTCACCAAGGCATACCTACGGCATCTGTATCAGGCCAAAGAGCTTTTGTCGTACAGGTTAAACACCTACCACAATCTCTACTTCTATCTGGATCTCATGAAACAAATCAGGGCAGCCATTGAAAACGGAACATTCAATGAACTCAAGGCGCACTACGAAACCGCCTACGCAAAATAA
- a CDS encoding YhjD/YihY/BrkB family envelope integrity protein has translation MSAAKLERTSRNVKRLFLEGIWVRNTPETPGYIRLWRGASRLLYLVGFGFIKDQTVIRAAALTFTTILSIVPFLAVAFSISKGFGLQNTDFIRTLILKLTTGRVEVADKIIEYIDRTNVQALGWVGVATLLFTVFSLIGTTEKAFNTIWNVTKGRSPWRKIADFFPVILICPLVLIVASSFNVSLQQQQMMTDLLSVEAVGFLETIFLKVAPYILISLAFMFMYAFIPYTRVNMVAALIGGVVGGVLWQMAQWLYINWQIGAAKYNAIYGSFAQLPLLLIWIYISWLIVLLGSEVSYSWQNLNSFVKQRFFGEATPYERQKIAVLMMIVLAKRFYAGKPLPSVEEISDGLMAPATLVSDLFNLLQKAGYTVLADVKGCELYAPARSLDEIRVLDIIRVVNMDGEHRVFEEFDQKFGFLDRLLGTLADDTRQSEANLTLLDCAEQYSSSILGIAPEDEHMGTCSHTSF, from the coding sequence ATGAGTGCAGCCAAGTTGGAACGAACATCCCGAAATGTGAAACGGCTTTTCCTTGAAGGTATCTGGGTAAGAAATACACCGGAAACTCCGGGCTATATTCGTCTTTGGCGCGGGGCAAGCCGTCTGCTTTATTTGGTTGGGTTCGGTTTTATCAAGGACCAGACTGTTATTCGTGCAGCAGCTCTGACATTTACAACCATTCTGTCAATTGTTCCATTTCTTGCCGTTGCTTTTTCCATTTCCAAAGGGTTTGGACTGCAAAATACCGACTTTATTAGAACTCTCATTCTTAAGCTTACCACAGGCCGTGTTGAGGTCGCAGACAAAATTATTGAATATATTGACCGAACCAATGTTCAAGCGTTGGGGTGGGTTGGTGTGGCCACATTGCTTTTTACGGTATTCTCCCTCATTGGGACCACGGAAAAGGCCTTTAATACCATCTGGAATGTAACCAAGGGCCGTTCTCCTTGGCGAAAAATAGCCGATTTTTTCCCGGTTATTTTAATTTGTCCTCTTGTGTTGATTGTCGCTTCGAGTTTCAACGTCAGTCTTCAACAGCAACAGATGATGACCGATCTTTTGAGTGTTGAGGCGGTCGGATTTCTTGAGACAATTTTTCTTAAGGTGGCTCCATACATACTTATTTCATTGGCATTTATGTTTATGTATGCCTTTATTCCCTATACGCGTGTGAATATGGTTGCCGCTCTTATCGGTGGGGTTGTCGGTGGTGTGTTGTGGCAGATGGCGCAATGGCTGTATATCAATTGGCAAATCGGCGCGGCCAAGTATAATGCTATTTATGGCAGTTTTGCTCAATTGCCCCTTTTGCTTATTTGGATTTATATAAGTTGGCTTATTGTTTTGCTTGGGTCTGAGGTGAGCTACAGTTGGCAAAATCTTAATTCTTTCGTGAAGCAGCGATTTTTTGGCGAAGCCACGCCGTATGAACGTCAAAAAATAGCGGTTTTGATGATGATCGTGCTTGCCAAGAGATTTTATGCGGGCAAGCCTCTGCCGTCCGTAGAAGAGATATCGGATGGACTTATGGCTCCGGCGACATTGGTTTCTGACCTGTTCAATCTGTTGCAAAAGGCAGGGTATACGGTGTTGGCTGACGTAAAGGGGTGTGAGTTATATGCTCCGGCCAGATCGTTGGATGAAATTCGTGTGTTGGATATCATCCGTGTGGTGAACATGGATGGTGAACACAGGGTTTTTGAGGAGTTTGACCAGAAGTTCGGTTTTCTGGACAGGTTACTTGGGACTTTGGCCGACGATACCCGTCAGAGTGAGGCAAATCTCACTCTGCTTGATTGCGCGGAGCAGTATTCCTCGTCCATTCTGGGCATTGCGCCTGAGGATGAACATATGGGAACCTGCTCTCACACATCGTTCTGA
- a CDS encoding AsmA family protein has translation MRVAIKRLLLLLVELCVALLFGATVALFWASYYIDTDDFRTTFTQKLSVILDRKVELAGELDIVVWPDLALEVEGLTVEETPAFGTGPAAEFDTIRIMVEVLPLLSKQLQIESVVVEGMQGSVIYSENGLFNWQTLLDSTVNQKDDDSSTLLDGWKFSVEAVEIVDAEVLYRDIPTQSEYRLSGIDLRTGMFRPGEDVPFSVSSDFSWAEQGLFSALTLKGVVRVSSDGSEVTLKDSSVYGTVSGDFLPEGAAPGELTAYLDVDWKNRSVGLRDLQVLFLGLRAEGNLKSGNLSKGFTAEGLVTVHPFIPSELIARHAPSLPLSKVNGLTSGAMTTFVKVSDKGVSFENLAFTLDDLIVRGNLSITGYSKPVFDFVLRSNTIELDRYLPLFVTGTPFVWNDFHLNFFKKFRGKGAIRADGLKVMGAHISDIRLKVAAQNSKISFIAESARHKLTSLTGSMDVTLGSSSQSGVPTLAIETLINAHSSKDGFTLLQHSPLFVGGAGRCTISTSVATMKCPPEERSISILRHLKSSVGFSLGRGFSRYEEKSGQPRELHYSKADVNVSVTPAQGILETEWNSIVDVTAKTRGGKNVETLSLIAQGPLSFGIDDGEVRSSGMAMNGHVTSSLLPKQAKRVTANGTVVFDSEKGTLALSEGFIRVLETSITGSGQLTDLHGKFKGSGGVSISGANPKRVIYLLTGKALRTKDTTALTKAVLNTRFSIDKEGFVLSELRGELDGMPIKGRVAGAGFKNPVLAFTMTAGDFDLDRYLPPSRKPNSRTGKIPEAQPVRLPLEFLRALRLSGKVAFDSFTLADIRATRLTGRLRADNGDIHVSKVQGQLHGGSLTGDWTGQVSEISLSTDLVLDVENMQVGPLLKDMTKRDYIRGKTDVDIDLKSRGTTDDDILANLQGTTNVRVSNGSFKFTGYNSKPEQISAKRSTDTVGKETQQKPLPRTPFQKAVTDFSVKKGVFTADKFRVEAPPVLQSYGEGSFSLPDNSIDLAIRNDFVVVPSVTIKLVGKLTDPQVEIPTGKIVHDTVYNILSIPKTSFEFLRDLF, from the coding sequence ATGCGAGTAGCGATTAAACGATTGCTTCTTCTCTTAGTGGAGTTATGTGTTGCCCTTCTTTTCGGGGCGACCGTCGCTTTGTTTTGGGCTTCATACTATATTGATACCGACGATTTTCGCACAACTTTTACCCAAAAGTTAAGTGTGATCCTTGATAGAAAGGTGGAGCTTGCCGGCGAGCTTGATATTGTCGTTTGGCCTGATTTAGCCTTAGAAGTTGAAGGGTTGACTGTTGAGGAGACCCCGGCTTTTGGAACGGGGCCTGCTGCCGAGTTCGATACTATTCGCATTATGGTTGAGGTTCTGCCGTTGCTTTCCAAGCAGCTCCAAATTGAGTCTGTAGTTGTTGAAGGTATGCAGGGCTCTGTGATTTATAGTGAAAATGGTCTGTTTAACTGGCAAACTCTCTTGGATAGTACCGTCAACCAAAAGGATGATGATTCCTCTACGTTGTTGGACGGTTGGAAGTTCTCTGTAGAAGCTGTCGAGATTGTTGACGCGGAAGTTCTTTACCGCGATATCCCCACCCAGAGTGAATACCGATTGAGTGGTATTGATTTGAGGACCGGCATGTTTCGGCCCGGAGAAGATGTCCCGTTTTCCGTGAGCAGTGATTTTTCATGGGCTGAACAAGGACTTTTTTCAGCATTGACGTTGAAGGGGGTTGTCCGAGTTTCTTCAGATGGTTCGGAGGTTACCCTTAAGGATTCTTCAGTGTACGGCACTGTTTCAGGTGATTTTCTACCAGAAGGAGCTGCTCCTGGTGAATTAACAGCGTATCTTGATGTGGACTGGAAGAATCGTTCTGTTGGGTTACGAGATTTACAGGTTCTTTTTTTGGGACTTCGAGCGGAAGGTAATCTTAAAAGTGGTAATCTGAGTAAGGGCTTTACGGCGGAAGGGCTTGTGACTGTGCATCCGTTCATCCCTTCCGAGTTGATTGCTCGGCATGCTCCGTCGTTACCACTCAGCAAGGTGAATGGTCTTACTAGCGGGGCTATGACGACCTTTGTCAAAGTGTCGGACAAAGGAGTGTCCTTTGAAAATTTGGCCTTTACACTTGATGATCTGATTGTGCGGGGCAATTTGAGCATCACAGGGTATTCAAAGCCGGTATTCGATTTTGTTTTACGCAGCAATACTATTGAACTTGATCGGTATCTTCCTCTATTTGTGACAGGAACTCCCTTTGTTTGGAATGATTTCCATTTGAATTTTTTTAAAAAATTTAGAGGAAAGGGTGCCATTCGAGCAGACGGACTCAAAGTCATGGGTGCACATATTTCTGATATACGTCTCAAAGTAGCTGCACAGAATTCAAAAATATCTTTTATTGCGGAATCTGCTCGGCACAAATTGACGTCACTTACGGGCTCTATGGACGTAACTCTCGGTAGCTCTTCACAGTCTGGCGTTCCTACTTTGGCTATCGAAACTTTGATTAATGCTCATTCTTCGAAAGACGGATTTACTCTGTTGCAACATTCCCCTCTTTTTGTAGGGGGGGCCGGGAGATGCACGATCTCAACATCGGTTGCCACAATGAAATGTCCTCCTGAAGAGCGATCCATTTCAATTTTACGTCATTTGAAAAGTTCTGTTGGATTTTCGTTGGGCAGAGGATTTTCTCGATACGAAGAGAAATCTGGGCAACCGCGGGAGCTGCATTATTCCAAAGCTGATGTAAACGTGAGTGTGACTCCTGCTCAAGGGATTTTAGAGACAGAGTGGAACAGTATCGTTGATGTTACTGCCAAAACTCGTGGTGGGAAAAATGTCGAAACTCTCTCTCTGATTGCGCAAGGTCCATTGTCCTTTGGGATTGATGATGGAGAGGTTAGGAGTTCCGGCATGGCTATGAATGGTCATGTGACGTCTTCGTTGTTACCTAAGCAAGCCAAAAGAGTGACAGCTAACGGAACTGTTGTCTTTGATTCTGAAAAAGGAACACTGGCTTTGTCGGAAGGCTTTATACGAGTTTTGGAAACCTCGATAACCGGTTCAGGTCAATTGACTGATTTGCACGGGAAATTCAAGGGTAGTGGGGGCGTCTCAATCTCTGGAGCTAATCCCAAGCGTGTGATCTATTTATTGACGGGTAAGGCTCTCAGAACAAAAGATACAACAGCTTTGACCAAGGCTGTCCTTAATACTCGATTTTCTATTGATAAAGAAGGTTTTGTGTTGAGTGAATTACGCGGTGAACTTGATGGCATGCCTATTAAGGGCCGTGTGGCTGGAGCTGGATTTAAAAATCCAGTACTTGCCTTTACTATGACAGCTGGGGATTTCGATTTGGATCGATATCTTCCACCCTCACGCAAACCGAATTCTCGTACAGGTAAAATACCAGAGGCTCAGCCGGTAAGGCTCCCTTTGGAATTTTTACGAGCTCTTCGTTTAAGCGGTAAAGTCGCCTTCGATTCATTCACTTTGGCCGACATACGTGCAACTCGTTTAACCGGGCGGTTGAGAGCCGATAACGGCGATATCCATGTTTCCAAAGTGCAGGGGCAGCTTCATGGAGGTTCCTTGACGGGTGATTGGACAGGACAGGTAAGCGAAATATCATTGAGTACGGATCTTGTTCTTGATGTGGAGAATATGCAGGTTGGTCCGCTTTTGAAAGATATGACCAAACGAGATTATATCCGCGGTAAAACTGATGTAGACATAGATCTCAAGAGTCGGGGCACGACTGATGATGACATTCTGGCCAATCTTCAAGGAACCACCAATGTACGCGTATCCAATGGTTCATTTAAATTTACTGGCTATAATTCCAAACCTGAGCAAATTTCAGCGAAAAGATCGACTGATACTGTGGGTAAAGAGACTCAGCAGAAACCTCTTCCGCGAACACCGTTTCAAAAAGCCGTCACCGATTTTTCTGTCAAAAAAGGTGTGTTTACTGCTGATAAATTCCGTGTTGAAGCTCCTCCTGTCCTTCAGTCCTATGGAGAAGGTTCTTTTAGTTTGCCGGATAATTCTATAGATCTCGCAATCCGTAATGATTTTGTGGTGGTTCCGAGTGTTACCATTAAATTGGTAGGTAAGCTGACTGATCCACAGGTTGAAATTCCTACGGGCAAGATCGTCCACGATACCGTGTACAATATTTTGAGCATACCAAAGACGTCTTTTGAGTTTTTACGTGATCTTTTCTAA
- a CDS encoding damage-control phosphatase ARMT1 family protein: protein MDTALDCMPCFMKMAVREARLACPDDIVLQQDIVVEWGKTLAKLDLNDPPPAIARHLAELIRIKTGCGDLYRDDKDEANRCVAALMPGLEARIAQERANDDGDALALALEFAIIGNYIDRGVELEFDLEEEISNVARTISPEVLNSLKGDIFSGAKVLILGDNTGEIVLDKLLVKEFKRMGCDVTFAVRSYPVINDATMEDAVTVGMTRLCRVVESGVDTPGTILERCTPEFLKIMEQADVILSKGLGNFEALDGRWPGIYCAFKVKCKRIAEKTGLDLGTSVFYKTKVDETDDRDGGVPDASSD from the coding sequence ATGGATACTGCTCTGGATTGCATGCCGTGTTTTATGAAAATGGCTGTTCGGGAAGCCCGACTTGCCTGTCCTGATGATATTGTTTTGCAACAGGATATCGTCGTGGAGTGGGGAAAGACCCTCGCCAAGCTAGATTTGAACGATCCGCCGCCTGCTATAGCTCGTCATTTGGCTGAGTTGATACGCATTAAAACGGGATGTGGCGATCTTTATCGTGATGACAAGGATGAGGCTAACAGGTGTGTAGCCGCTCTTATGCCTGGCCTGGAGGCTCGGATCGCACAAGAGAGAGCGAATGACGATGGTGATGCCTTGGCCCTTGCTTTGGAATTTGCGATAATAGGTAACTATATAGACAGGGGAGTCGAGCTCGAGTTTGATTTGGAAGAAGAAATTTCCAATGTTGCAAGGACAATTTCACCTGAGGTTCTTAATAGTCTGAAGGGCGATATTTTCTCTGGGGCCAAGGTGCTTATTCTTGGTGATAATACCGGTGAAATTGTTTTGGATAAACTTTTGGTTAAAGAATTCAAGCGGATGGGATGTGATGTCACATTTGCAGTCCGTTCCTACCCGGTTATTAATGATGCAACTATGGAAGATGCTGTGACGGTCGGGATGACACGGCTTTGTCGAGTGGTTGAGAGTGGGGTGGATACGCCCGGAACCATCCTTGAGAGATGTACCCCTGAATTTTTGAAAATCATGGAACAGGCTGATGTGATTTTGTCCAAGGGCCTGGGTAATTTTGAAGCACTCGATGGACGTTGGCCTGGAATTTATTGTGCCTTTAAGGTCAAGTGTAAACGGATTGCAGAGAAGACCGGCTTGGATTTAGGCACAAGTGTGTTTTATAAGACAAAAGTAGATGAAACTGACGATAGGGACGGAGGTGTCCCTGATGCGAGTAGCGATTAA